A genomic stretch from Perognathus longimembris pacificus isolate PPM17 chromosome 5, ASM2315922v1, whole genome shotgun sequence includes:
- the Adgrg7 gene encoding adhesion G-protein coupled receptor G7 → MPFFHACNRRMLVAIACGLLTAVVLGLSIWRIVIRIHRGTYSPPSSTTTEFCRNGGTWENGRCICTEEWRGLRCTIVNFCENSTFQQLTFARIAVGRYGPSLQTCGQNTPNAGKPLAIRLCTFSPYGEIKLENATRGNCNESLESLEKQIDNITTDSQAISTAAQILTSNTSGLTAENIISASTVVGQIFNESRNASPEAKKLAVTTVSQLLDVRENVFQIAAAANNNTFTTLIEQMENYSLTLYNESVVEPNVAIQSFNPGIHEHSENVRFSVQKGSSDSLVSGSIVAENVDKLNPDGRTELQILLKTKKSDSKSKKFGFVVYQNNKLFQSKTFMTKSNFSQKIISGKVGENEKDASVEMVFNPRYNQKEFQLYSYACVYWNLSTNNWDTYGCNKTNVTDGFLGCECNHTTNFAVLMSFKKNYQYPKSLDILSILGCALSIAGLALTIIFQIVTRKVRKTTITWVLVNLCTSMLIFNLFFVFGIENTQNKNLNKNYTETNIHAANTIPEKDSIDIPNPSCTVFAALLHYFLLVTFTWNGLNAVQFYFLLIRTMKPLPSHFILFISLIGWGVPAIIVGVTVGTTYAQNMKDPNWELEYRQEEICWLAILNRNGFISHPFLWSLLIPITIILIINIGIFIIITVKVLWKNNQNLTSTKKVSSLKKILSTLSIAVVFGLTWSLSYLMLINNDDIRIIFSYIFCLANTTQGLQLFILYTVRTKIFQNEASKALKSLSSSFGRVKPLPSMTPLRLRVRMYNMLRSLPNLHEHFRFLEPSLTTEETTLTKHEHTK, encoded by the exons ATGCCTTTCTTCCATGCTTGTAATCGCAGGATGCTGGTTGCCATTGCATGTGGACTGCTGACGGCTGTCGTTTTGGGACTCAGCATCTGGAGAATAGTGATAAGAATCCACAGAG GTACATATTCTCCCCCATCAAGCACCACTACGGAGTTCTGTAGGAATGGTGGAACCTGGGAAAATGGAAGATGTATTTGTACAGAAGAGTGGAGAGGGCTCAGGTGTACAATTG TTAATTTCTGTGAAAATAGTACATTTCAGCAACTTACTTTTGCCAGAATTGCAGTGGGAAGATATGGACCATCTTTGCAAACTTGTGGCCAGAACACACCAAATG CGGGCAAACCATTAGCAATCCGTTTGTGTACTTTTTCTCCTTATGGagagataaaattagaaaatgcaaCAAGAGGAAATTGCAATGAAAGTCTGGAAAGCCTGGAAAAGCAA ataGACAATATTACAACAGACTCTCAGGCTATTTCTACAGCAGCACAGATTTTAACATCTAACACCAGTGGATTAACTGCTGAGAACATCATTTCTGCTTCTACTGTGGTTGGACAGATCTTCAATGAATCCAGAAATGCTTCCCCTGAG GCAAAGAAGCTTGCTGTAACCACAGTTAGTCAACTCCTGGATGTTAGAGAGAATGTTTTTCAAATAGCTGCTGCTGCTAATAATAACACCTTTACCAC GCTTATTGAACAAATGGAAAATTATTCCTTGACTTTATACAATGAGTCAGTGGTGGAACCTAATGTAGCAATTCAGTCCTTTAATCCAGGAATTCATGAACATTCTGAAAATGTTCGCTTCTCTGTACAGAAAG GATCAAGTGATTCTCTGGTTTCTGGGTCCATAGTTGCAGAAAATGTGGACAAACTTAATCCAGACGGACGAACAGAACTTCAGATCTTGCTCAAAACCAAGAAAA GTGACTCTAAATCTAAAAAGTTTGGCTTTGTAGTATATCAAAACAACAAACTTTTTCAATCCAAAACTTTTATGACTAAATCAAATTTCAGTCAAAAAATTATCTCAGGAAAAGTAGGTGAAAATGAGAAAGATGCATCTGTTGAAATGGTCTTTAATCCAAGG TACAACCAAAAAGAATTCCAACTTTATTCATATGCCTGTGTCTACTGGAATCTGTCGACAAACAATTGGGACACATATGGCTGTAATAAAACAAATGTAACAGATGGATTCCTGGGCTGTGAGTGCAACCACACGACTAATTTTGCTGTGTTAATG AGTTTCAAAAAGAATTATCAGTATCCAAAGTCACTGGACATTTTATCCATCTTGGGATGTGCCCTTTCCATTGCTGGCCTGGCTCTGACCATCATATTTCAGATTGTCACCAG GAAAGTCAGAAAAACCACAATCACCTGGGTATTAGTCAACCTGTGCACATCAATGTTGATTTTCAACCTCTTCTTTGTGTTTGGAATTGAAAATACCCAAAACAAGAACCTAAACAAAAATTATACTGAAACTAATATTCACGCTGCAAACACAATTCCTGAAAAAGACTCCATTGACATCCCCAATCCCTCATGCACGGTGTTTGCTGCCTTGCTGCACTATTTCCTGCTAGTGACATTTACCTGGAATGGACTCAATGCTGTGCAGTTCTACTTCCTTCTCATCAGGACAATGAAGcctcttccttctcattttaTTCTCTTCATCTCATTAATTGGATGGG GAGTCCCAGCTATTATAGTGGGTGTAACAGTGGGAACAACTTATGCTCAGAATATGAAGGATCCCAACTGGGAGTTAGAATACCGACAAGAGGAAAT CTGCTGGTTGGCAATTTTAAACCGTAATGGTTTTATATCACACCCATTTTTGTGGTCATTACTAATACCTATAACCATTATCCTTATCATCAATATTGGTATATTTATTATAATCACAGTGAAAGTGCTATGGAAGAATAACCAGAATTTGACAAG CACAAAAAAGGTTTCCTCTCTAAAGAAAATTCTTAGCACATTGTCCATTGCAGTTGTTTTTGGACTTACCTGGAGTCTGTCATACCTTATGCTAATAAATAATGATGACATCAGAATTATCTTCAGCTACATATTCTGCCTTGCCAACACTACTCAG GGATTGCAACTTTTTATCCTTTACACAGTTAGAACAAAGATCTTCCAGAATGAAGCCTCAAAAGCATTGAAGTCATTGTCATCATCTTTTGGGAGAGTGAAGCCATTGCCTTCAATGACCCCGCTAAGGCTGCGTGTAAGGATGTATAACATGCTCAGGTCTCTTCCAAACCTGCATGAGCATTTTAGATTTCTGGAGCCATCTCTAACTACAGAGGAAACCACACTCACAAAACATGAACACACAAAGTAA